A region of Drosophila mauritiana strain mau12 chromosome 3L, ASM438214v1, whole genome shotgun sequence DNA encodes the following proteins:
- the LOC117141521 gene encoding leucine-rich repeat-containing protein 56, with protein MPLLEAPADYLESSPDHSLQAELPILLAPPGPAALAQVRMPPPEVRLNHQNPAQQQQRMQFNRRQLGRRNSFDRDVAIAEEEQHLPAFVHLLPVVLPQQGPEPTLDELLRRVTQRTDLEAVEQVRLRVISYTVSLSRLSLFLPRLQSLDLSGSVLSSLRDLGYGLLQLSRLDISNCGLNSFDGTSGLPAIRVLIADGNMIQRVDPLAELVHLRVLKARNNRISELGLLSFLGMCPQLQEVELQGNPVCRLPLYRSLLARSVPTLQLLDGRVLNGEPAPVEMEEATSPASSDLESGSETTAQRPNTAPAPEPVHIAINAAIRRQVSASSASTPVAGSVLGLVRQRRRRSGHAWVSSSSSSGSSSASSARSTRAPSMSSCSSNSSLDVQSSSHYVFSTQSTLE; from the exons ATGCCACTGCTGGAGGCACCTGCGGACTACCTGGAGTCCTCTCCGGATCACTCGCTCCAGGCGGAACTGCCCATCCTTCTGGCACCGCCGGGTCCGGCCGCCTTGGCCCAGGTCCGGATGCCTCCGCCCGAGGTGCGGCTCAATCATCAGAATcccgcccagcagcagcagcggatGCAGTTCAACCGCCGCCAACTGGGTCGCCGGAACTCCTTCGATCGGGATGTGGCCATTGCCGAGGAGGAACAACACCTTCCGGCCTTCGTCCACCTGCTGCCCGTGGTGCTGCCGCAACAGGGTCCGGAACCGACACTGGATGAGCTACTG CGCCGAGTGACGCAACGCACGGATCTGGAGGCGGTGGAGCAAGTGCGCCTGCGCGTGATCTCCTACACAGTCAGCCTGTCCCGCCTGTCGCTCTTCCTGCCGCGCCTCCAATCCCTCGACCTGAGTGGCAGTGTGCTGAGCTCCCTGCGCGACCTGGGCTACGGACTCCTCCAGCTATCCAGGCTGGACATCAGCAACTGCGGCCTGAATAGCTTCGACGGCACCAGTGGATTGCCGGCCATCCGGGTGCTAATCGCTGATGGAAACATGATCCAGCGGGTGGATCCGCTGGCCGAACTGGTCCACCTGCGCGTTCTCAAGGCAAGGAACAACCGGATCAGTGAGCTGGGCCTGCTCTCCTTCCTGGGAATGTGCCCGCAGCTGCAGGAGGTGGAGTTGCAGGGCAATCCCGTGTGTCGTTTGCCGCTCTACCGCTCGCTCCTGGCGCGCAGTGTGCCCACGCTGCAACTGTTGGATGGACGGGTGTTGAACGGTGAGCCTGCTCCTGTGGAGATGGAGGAGGCCACATCCCCGGCATCAAGTGATCTGGAGTCTGGCTCCGAGACGACTGCACAACGGCCGAACACGGCACCTGCACCGGAACCCGTTCATATCGCCATAAATGCCGCCATCCGGCGCCAAGTCTCGGCCAGCTCCGCCTCCACTCCAGTGGCAGGATCGGTTTTGGGCCTAGTGCGCCAGCGGCGGAGGCGCAGTGGCCACGCCTGGGTcagttcctcctcctccagcgGATCGTCTTCCGCCTCCTCGGCCCGATCCACCCGGGCGCCATCCATGAGCTCCTGCTCGTCCAACAGCAGCCTCGACGTCCAATCATCGTCCCATTATGTCTTCAGCACACAGTCCACGCTGGAATAG
- the LOC117141122 gene encoding H2.0-like homeobox protein isoform X1 gives MEAKVHRQHQRHRRTEARQRRLEREAVATGAAAPPPTTPERAEALDCATALNEGVASADPGGSGGTPSSAGRISAQSSADSIELVGSPSQTSQQTVVLVNGHAPPGQEEGEEESPLGAGNTRDSPPPPKQSDGSRNSSGDAMSLRETLQQLPATHHHRSRRTHSPADPDASFHRGILGYMDRELKQSSPTPSAPAATGNGTGNGTSTGASRKQQSLSDPQASPAQRSLRSRSSFDKSPRRKRSKSESRRRRERKLIAAGEMEVRQANETLMRYLKQCSDMHDASLSGELEIDQSLEERRVHRKTKSQRDKRGQLISKLYSAGGISSILKELADDIAPADGEEIYNPFTPVVSPTDDAPAHIDKMFLQTSSGYRPVEHSYYKRSFLGAAVRGTAGISASGGGGGCGGGGGGGRLDGISAAELGGAGRLFRSSGSHAHGGAGMGGNGSGRGSYGDTRCLLDADFNRSGITSNIQLACVVQRIWLLISNICHGLLAGLALAHLLFVLSSHPMDWAKVINGMSLAGETVSSTAQPPAASTPSPMDLDSGDRGTESGESSSPSAAASGLALISDYAGFAEIYLNTFYCLAIICLVSVFDRMDICRWSFSNASELISFRWLIITMIYVATIILTICSDSIDEKLYLFNNNANITLTQQEMLSNSVQSVWSSLSVTRSIAAISGWIMIGLTPQEDMLYEHLVDLTKYQLTNN, from the exons ATGGAGGCGAAGGTGCACCGCCAACATCAGCGGCATCGCCGCACGGAGGCGCGACAGCGGCGCCTGGAACGGGAGGCGGTGGCTACGGGAGCGGCAGCTCCACCGCCCACCACGCCCGAGCGGGCAGAGGCCTTGGACTGTGCCACAGCCCTCAACGAGGGCGTGGCATCGGCGGATCCGGGCGGCAGCGGCGGTACGCCAAGCAGTGCGGGTCGCATCAGTGCCCAGAGCTCGGCGGACAGCATAGAGCTGGTGGGTTCGCCCAGCCAGACGTCGCAGCAAACGGTGGTGCTGGTCAACGGCCACGCCCCGCCGGGCCAGGAGGAGGGGGAGGAGGAGTCGCCATTGGGCGCTGGCAATACCAGGGACTCACCGCCGCCGCCCAAGCAGAGTGATGGCAGTCGCAACTCATCCGGCGATGCGATGAGTCTGCGGGAGACCCTGCAGCAACTACCGGCCACCCATCACCATCGGTCCAGGCGTACTCACTCACCTGCTGATCCGGATGCGTCCTTTCATCGCGGAATACTTGGGTACATGGACCGGGAGCTCAAGCAGAGCTCTCCCACGCCCTCCGCACCCGCCGCAACCGGAAACGGAACTGGAAACGGAACTAGCACGGGCGCATCGAGAAAGCAGCAGTCGCTTTCCGACCCTCAGGCCAGTCCCGCCCAGCGATCCCTGCGCTCGAGGAGCAGCTTCGACAAGAGTCCGCGGCGCAAGAGGAGCAAGTCGGAGTCCCGGCGGAGACGCGAACGGAAGCTAATAGCCGCCGGCGAGATGGAGGTCCGGCAGGCCAACGAAACCCTGATGCGGTACCTCAAGCAGTGCTCCGACATGCACGACGCCTCGCTCTCCGGCGAACTCGAGATCGACCAGAGCCTGGAGGAGAGACGCGTCCACCGGAAGACCAAGTCGCAAAGGGACAAGCGGGGCCAGCTAATCT CCAAATTGTACTCGGCAGGCGGGATATCTTCGATTCTGAAGGAGCTGGCCGACGACATAGCTCCGGCCGATGGCGAGGAGATCTACAACCCATTCACGCCGGTCGTCTCGCCCACGGACGATGCGCCCGCGCACATCGACAAGATGTTCCTGCAGACGTCATCCGGATATCGACCCGTGGAGCACAGCTACTACAAGCGCTCCTTCCTGGGGGCGGCTGTTCGTGGAACCGCCGGAATTTCGGCATCCGGCGGCGGAGGTGGATGtggtggcggaggaggaggaggtcgCCTTGATGGCATCTCGGCCGCGGAGCTTGGAGGCGCCGGTCGCCTCTTCCGCTCCAGCGGCAGCCACGCCCACGGCGGCGCCGGAATGGGCGGAAAtggaagtgggcgtggcagctacGGTGATACCCGCTGTTTGCTGGATGCCGACTTTAATCG CAGTGGGATCACCAGCAACATACAACTAGCCTGTGTAGTTCAACGAATCTGGCTGCTCATCTCGAATATATGCCACGGCTTGCTAGCCGGTCTAGCTCTGGCCCACCTACTCTTCGTGCTGAGCAGCCACCCCATGGACTGGGCCAAGGTCATCAATGGCATGAGTCTTGCGGGCGAGACGGTGTCATCCACGGCCCAACCCCCAGCCGCATCGACACCATCGCCGATGGACCTCGATTCTGGTGATCGGGGAACGGAGTCGGGCGAATCCTCATCCCCATCCGCAGCGGCATCCGGACTGGCCCTGATAAGTGACTACGCCGGATTTGCGGAGATCTACTTGAATACCTTCTACTGCTTGGCCATTATCTGTCTGGTTTCCGTTTTCGATCG GATGGACATCTGTCGCTGGAGCTTCTCGAACGCCAGCGAACTGATCTCGTTTCGGTGGCTCATCATCACCATGATCTATGTGGCGACAATAATCCTAACCATCTGCTCCGATTCCATCGACGAGAAGCTGTACCTGTTCAACAACAATGCCAACATAACGCTGACGCAACAGGAGATG CTGAGCAACAGTGTGCAGAGCGTGTGGAGCAGCCTGTCGGTGACGAGGAGCATTGCCGCCATATCCGGGTGGATTATGATCGGACTGACGCCGCAGGAGGATATGCTGTATGAGCACCTGGTGGACCTCACCAAATATCAGTTGAcaaataattga
- the LOC117141122 gene encoding H2.0-like homeobox protein isoform X2 has product MEAKVHRQHQRHRRTEARQRRLEREAVATGAAAPPPTTPERAEALDCATALNEGVASADPGGSGGTPSSAGRISAQSSADSIELVGSPSQTSQQTVVLVNGHAPPGQEEGEEESPLGAGNTRDSPPPPKQSDGSRNSSGDAMSLRETLQQLPATHHHRSRRTHSPADPDASFHRGILGYMDRELKQSSPTPSAPAATGNGTGNGTSTGASRKQQSLSDPQASPAQRSLRSRSSFDKSPRRKRSKSESRRRRERKLIAAGEMEVRQANETLMRYLKQCSDMHDASLSGELEIDQSLEERRVHRKTKSQRDKRGQLISKLYSAGGISSILKELADDIAPADGEEIYNPFTPVVSPTDDAPAHIDKMFLQTSSGYRPVEHSYYKRSFLGAAVRGTAGISASGGGGGCGGGGGGGRLDGISAAELGGAGRLFRSSGSHAHGGAGMGGNGSGRGSYGDTRCLLDADFNRGITSNIQLACVVQRIWLLISNICHGLLAGLALAHLLFVLSSHPMDWAKVINGMSLAGETVSSTAQPPAASTPSPMDLDSGDRGTESGESSSPSAAASGLALISDYAGFAEIYLNTFYCLAIICLVSVFDRMDICRWSFSNASELISFRWLIITMIYVATIILTICSDSIDEKLYLFNNNANITLTQQEMLSNSVQSVWSSLSVTRSIAAISGWIMIGLTPQEDMLYEHLVDLTKYQLTNN; this is encoded by the exons ATGGAGGCGAAGGTGCACCGCCAACATCAGCGGCATCGCCGCACGGAGGCGCGACAGCGGCGCCTGGAACGGGAGGCGGTGGCTACGGGAGCGGCAGCTCCACCGCCCACCACGCCCGAGCGGGCAGAGGCCTTGGACTGTGCCACAGCCCTCAACGAGGGCGTGGCATCGGCGGATCCGGGCGGCAGCGGCGGTACGCCAAGCAGTGCGGGTCGCATCAGTGCCCAGAGCTCGGCGGACAGCATAGAGCTGGTGGGTTCGCCCAGCCAGACGTCGCAGCAAACGGTGGTGCTGGTCAACGGCCACGCCCCGCCGGGCCAGGAGGAGGGGGAGGAGGAGTCGCCATTGGGCGCTGGCAATACCAGGGACTCACCGCCGCCGCCCAAGCAGAGTGATGGCAGTCGCAACTCATCCGGCGATGCGATGAGTCTGCGGGAGACCCTGCAGCAACTACCGGCCACCCATCACCATCGGTCCAGGCGTACTCACTCACCTGCTGATCCGGATGCGTCCTTTCATCGCGGAATACTTGGGTACATGGACCGGGAGCTCAAGCAGAGCTCTCCCACGCCCTCCGCACCCGCCGCAACCGGAAACGGAACTGGAAACGGAACTAGCACGGGCGCATCGAGAAAGCAGCAGTCGCTTTCCGACCCTCAGGCCAGTCCCGCCCAGCGATCCCTGCGCTCGAGGAGCAGCTTCGACAAGAGTCCGCGGCGCAAGAGGAGCAAGTCGGAGTCCCGGCGGAGACGCGAACGGAAGCTAATAGCCGCCGGCGAGATGGAGGTCCGGCAGGCCAACGAAACCCTGATGCGGTACCTCAAGCAGTGCTCCGACATGCACGACGCCTCGCTCTCCGGCGAACTCGAGATCGACCAGAGCCTGGAGGAGAGACGCGTCCACCGGAAGACCAAGTCGCAAAGGGACAAGCGGGGCCAGCTAATCT CCAAATTGTACTCGGCAGGCGGGATATCTTCGATTCTGAAGGAGCTGGCCGACGACATAGCTCCGGCCGATGGCGAGGAGATCTACAACCCATTCACGCCGGTCGTCTCGCCCACGGACGATGCGCCCGCGCACATCGACAAGATGTTCCTGCAGACGTCATCCGGATATCGACCCGTGGAGCACAGCTACTACAAGCGCTCCTTCCTGGGGGCGGCTGTTCGTGGAACCGCCGGAATTTCGGCATCCGGCGGCGGAGGTGGATGtggtggcggaggaggaggaggtcgCCTTGATGGCATCTCGGCCGCGGAGCTTGGAGGCGCCGGTCGCCTCTTCCGCTCCAGCGGCAGCCACGCCCACGGCGGCGCCGGAATGGGCGGAAAtggaagtgggcgtggcagctacGGTGATACCCGCTGTTTGCTGGATGCCGACTTTAATCG TGGGATCACCAGCAACATACAACTAGCCTGTGTAGTTCAACGAATCTGGCTGCTCATCTCGAATATATGCCACGGCTTGCTAGCCGGTCTAGCTCTGGCCCACCTACTCTTCGTGCTGAGCAGCCACCCCATGGACTGGGCCAAGGTCATCAATGGCATGAGTCTTGCGGGCGAGACGGTGTCATCCACGGCCCAACCCCCAGCCGCATCGACACCATCGCCGATGGACCTCGATTCTGGTGATCGGGGAACGGAGTCGGGCGAATCCTCATCCCCATCCGCAGCGGCATCCGGACTGGCCCTGATAAGTGACTACGCCGGATTTGCGGAGATCTACTTGAATACCTTCTACTGCTTGGCCATTATCTGTCTGGTTTCCGTTTTCGATCG GATGGACATCTGTCGCTGGAGCTTCTCGAACGCCAGCGAACTGATCTCGTTTCGGTGGCTCATCATCACCATGATCTATGTGGCGACAATAATCCTAACCATCTGCTCCGATTCCATCGACGAGAAGCTGTACCTGTTCAACAACAATGCCAACATAACGCTGACGCAACAGGAGATG CTGAGCAACAGTGTGCAGAGCGTGTGGAGCAGCCTGTCGGTGACGAGGAGCATTGCCGCCATATCCGGGTGGATTATGATCGGACTGACGCCGCAGGAGGATATGCTGTATGAGCACCTGGTGGACCTCACCAAATATCAGTTGAcaaataattga